In Natronocella acetinitrilica, the following proteins share a genomic window:
- the hisD gene encoding histidinol dehydrogenase, whose product MLEITRLSTTQPDFPEALRRLVDWEAADAHRVQEVAAGILADVRKRGDAAVLEYGARFDRLHVDSVRELEIDHAALKSAFDSLPADQREALQVAADRVRAYAERQKVESFSFEEADGTRLGQKVEPLDRVGIYVPGGKAAYPSSVLMNAVPAAVAGVSEIIMMVPAPDGQLAPMVLAAAYLGGVTRAFRIGGAQAVAALAYGTETVPAVDKIVGPGNAYVAEAKRQVFGVVGIDMIAGPSEILVVCDGHTDPEWIAMDLFSQAEHDEDAQAILVCPDPMYLDQVQQAMERLLPGMERSDIIRTSLARRGALICTRDLTEAVDVVNTVAPEHLELSVAEPEKMADSVRHAGAIFLGRHTAEVLGDYVAGPDHVLPTSRTARFASPLGVYDFQKRTSLIQCSPAGAAALGRHASVLARTEGLTAHARSAEYRVEASGRG is encoded by the coding sequence ATGCTGGAAATCACCCGTCTGAGTACCACGCAACCGGATTTTCCGGAGGCCTTGCGACGCCTTGTGGACTGGGAAGCGGCGGATGCGCATCGGGTCCAGGAAGTGGCGGCGGGCATCCTCGCCGACGTGCGCAAGCGTGGCGATGCCGCCGTGCTGGAGTACGGCGCACGCTTCGATCGCCTGCATGTGGACAGTGTCCGCGAGCTGGAAATCGATCATGCTGCCCTGAAGTCCGCGTTCGATTCGCTGCCCGCCGATCAGCGTGAAGCGTTGCAGGTGGCCGCCGATCGCGTGCGTGCCTACGCCGAACGGCAGAAAGTGGAGAGTTTCAGCTTCGAAGAGGCTGATGGCACTCGGCTAGGACAGAAAGTGGAGCCGCTGGACCGGGTCGGTATCTACGTGCCCGGTGGCAAGGCGGCCTACCCGAGTTCGGTGCTGATGAACGCCGTGCCGGCGGCTGTCGCCGGCGTCTCCGAGATCATCATGATGGTACCGGCGCCGGATGGTCAGCTCGCTCCCATGGTGCTGGCGGCGGCCTATCTGGGCGGTGTGACCCGGGCCTTCCGTATCGGTGGCGCCCAGGCGGTGGCCGCTCTGGCATACGGCACGGAGACGGTGCCCGCCGTCGACAAGATCGTCGGCCCGGGCAACGCCTATGTGGCCGAAGCCAAGCGCCAGGTGTTCGGTGTCGTCGGCATCGACATGATCGCCGGGCCGTCGGAAATCCTCGTCGTCTGCGATGGCCACACCGACCCCGAGTGGATCGCCATGGATCTGTTCTCCCAGGCAGAGCACGACGAGGACGCCCAGGCCATCCTGGTGTGCCCGGACCCCATGTACCTGGACCAGGTGCAGCAGGCCATGGAGCGGCTCCTGCCGGGCATGGAGCGCTCGGATATCATTCGCACGTCCCTTGCCCGTCGTGGGGCGTTGATCTGCACCCGCGATCTGACAGAAGCCGTTGATGTGGTCAACACGGTGGCACCGGAGCATCTCGAGCTATCGGTCGCCGAACCTGAAAAGATGGCAGACAGCGTCCGCCATGCCGGTGCGATCTTCCTCGGTCGCCACACGGCGGAGGTATTGGGTGACTATGTGGCCGGACCGGATCACGTATTGCCCACTTCACGAACGGCCCGCTTCGCATCGCCGCTGGGTGTCTACGACTTCCAGAAACGCACCAGCCTGATCCAGTGCTCTCCGGCGGGCGCCGCTGCCCTGGGGCGGCATGCCAGTGTGCTCGCCCGCACCGAAGGCTTGACCGCCCATGCCCGCTCCGCCGAATACCGGGTGGAGGCGTCTGGGCGTGGCTGA
- a CDS encoding cytochrome b, which translates to MSETRAGSGGGVIGWIDDRFPLTKMWREHMGDYYAPKNFNFWYFFGSLALLVLVIQLISGIWLTMNYIPAGDRAFESVEYIMRDVDYGWLMRYIHSTGASAFFVVVYLHMFRALMYGSYQKPRELLWIFGVLIYVVLMAEAFFGYILPWGQMSYWGAQVIISLFGAIPVIGPELAMFVRGDFVISEITLNRLFALHVAALPLALIFLIVAHILALHEVGSNNPDGIEIKEKKGPDGKPLDGIRFHPYYTVKDLAGYAGFLILFSVVVFFMPEFFGYFLKPPNFVEANPTVTPEHIPPVWYFGAYYAMLRGIPDTFGGVMVMGAAIVILFFLPWLDRGRVRSIRYRGLSFKIALGLFAAAFVLLTWLGTEPAGSWNIILSRVGTLIYFGYFIFLFVYTFFNLEQTKPVPERVTMK; encoded by the coding sequence ATGAGTGAGACAAGAGCCGGCAGTGGCGGTGGCGTCATCGGGTGGATTGACGATCGCTTCCCGCTGACGAAAATGTGGCGGGAGCACATGGGCGATTACTACGCGCCCAAGAACTTCAACTTCTGGTATTTCTTCGGTTCGCTGGCACTGCTGGTACTGGTCATTCAGCTCATTTCCGGTATCTGGCTCACCATGAACTACATCCCGGCCGGGGATCGCGCTTTCGAATCCGTCGAGTACATCATGCGTGATGTGGATTACGGCTGGCTGATGCGGTACATCCATAGCACCGGGGCATCCGCCTTTTTTGTGGTTGTCTATCTGCACATGTTTCGTGCGCTCATGTACGGCTCCTACCAGAAGCCGCGCGAGCTGCTCTGGATCTTCGGCGTGTTGATCTACGTTGTGCTGATGGCTGAGGCCTTCTTTGGCTACATCCTGCCCTGGGGTCAGATGTCCTACTGGGGTGCCCAGGTCATCATTTCCCTGTTCGGCGCCATCCCCGTGATCGGTCCGGAACTCGCCATGTTCGTGCGCGGCGACTTCGTGATCTCCGAGATCACGCTGAACCGCTTGTTCGCCCTGCACGTGGCGGCCCTACCACTGGCGCTGATCTTCCTGATCGTGGCCCACATCCTGGCGCTCCATGAGGTCGGGTCCAATAACCCCGACGGCATCGAGATCAAGGAAAAGAAGGGGCCGGATGGCAAGCCTCTTGATGGCATCCGGTTCCACCCCTACTACACGGTGAAAGATCTGGCCGGCTATGCAGGCTTCCTGATCCTGTTCTCCGTGGTGGTCTTCTTCATGCCCGAGTTCTTCGGCTACTTCCTGAAGCCACCGAACTTTGTCGAGGCGAACCCGACGGTCACGCCGGAGCATATTCCGCCGGTCTGGTACTTCGGCGCCTACTACGCCATGTTGCGCGGTATTCCGGATACCTTCGGCGGCGTGATGGTCATGGGGGCCGCCATCGTGATCCTGTTCTTCCTGCCCTGGCTGGACCGGGGTCGGGTGCGCTCGATCCGCTATCGCGGCCTGAGCTTCAAGATCGCCCTGGGGCTGTTCGCCGCAGCCTTCGTGCTGCTGACCTGGCTGGGTACGGAGCCGGCCGGGTCGTGGAACATCATCCTCTCGCGAGTGGGTACGCTGATCTATTTCGGCTATTTCATTTTCCTCTTCGTCTACACGTTCTTTAATCTCGAGCAGACGAAGCCGGTACCAGAACGGGTGACGATGAAATGA
- a CDS encoding S1C family serine protease, translated as MTAARFVRFLLLYGLAGAGLAALILWLFPGTLEPPHRPVNVVEVREAPAGASQDGRMVREEGPVSYADAVDAAAPAVVNIFTAKRVVRRDNPFEDDPFFRRFFGDQQRERERTETNLGSGVIISSDGYILTNNHVVEGADEIQVALQDGRSSQATVVGTDPETDLAVLHVRLEPLPVITLGRSDELRVGDVVLAIGNPFGVGQTVTKGIVSATGRSQLGLSTFENFIQTDAAINPGNSGGALINAHGDVVGINTAIFSGSGGSHGIGFAIPARLARGVMESIIEHGRMIRGWAGVEVQNLSGSLAEGFGLDGARGVIVAGVMRDGPAAAAGLEPGDVIFRINGQQVGDVQDLLHLITEIHPGEEARIEGLSSGEERDWNLRVVERPAARLLNR; from the coding sequence ATGACCGCCGCCCGATTCGTTCGCTTTCTGCTGCTTTACGGACTGGCCGGCGCGGGCCTTGCCGCACTGATCCTGTGGCTGTTTCCCGGTACGCTGGAACCGCCCCATCGCCCGGTGAACGTGGTCGAAGTACGCGAAGCACCAGCCGGTGCCTCGCAGGACGGCCGCATGGTACGCGAGGAAGGCCCGGTGTCCTACGCCGATGCCGTGGACGCGGCGGCACCTGCCGTGGTGAACATCTTCACCGCCAAACGCGTGGTGCGCAGGGACAACCCCTTCGAGGATGATCCGTTCTTCCGCCGCTTCTTCGGCGACCAGCAGCGGGAGCGGGAGCGCACCGAGACCAACCTGGGCTCCGGGGTCATCATCTCCAGCGACGGCTACATCCTCACCAACAATCATGTGGTGGAGGGCGCGGATGAAATTCAGGTAGCGCTGCAGGATGGCCGTTCGTCCCAGGCCACGGTGGTGGGCACAGATCCGGAAACCGATCTCGCCGTTCTCCATGTGCGGCTGGAGCCGCTGCCGGTGATCACCCTGGGACGGTCGGATGAACTGCGAGTTGGCGATGTGGTGCTGGCCATCGGCAACCCCTTTGGCGTCGGTCAGACGGTGACCAAGGGTATCGTCAGCGCCACCGGCCGCAGCCAGCTTGGTCTGTCGACCTTCGAGAATTTCATCCAGACGGATGCGGCCATCAATCCCGGCAACTCCGGCGGCGCATTGATCAACGCCCACGGGGACGTAGTAGGCATCAACACGGCCATCTTCAGTGGTTCCGGCGGCTCCCATGGGATCGGCTTCGCCATTCCGGCCCGGCTGGCACGAGGGGTCATGGAGAGCATCATCGAGCATGGCCGCATGATCCGCGGCTGGGCGGGCGTCGAAGTCCAGAATCTGAGCGGCAGCCTGGCGGAAGGCTTCGGCCTGGATGGTGCACGCGGCGTGATTGTTGCCGGCGTCATGCGCGACGGCCCGGCAGCCGCTGCAGGCCTGGAGCCGGGAGATGTCATCTTCCGCATCAATGGCCAGCAGGTCGGCGACGTGCAGGATCTGCTACACCTGATTACCGAAATTCACCCGGGAGAAGAGGCCCGGATCGAAGGCCTCAGCAGTGGCGAGGAACGCGACTGGAACCTCCGGGTCGTGGAACGGCCCGCAGCGCGACTCCTGAATCGCTAG
- a CDS encoding STAS domain-containing protein: protein MQAQADGHWLVTGALVLDTVPALWAERNRLLKPGQTVLDLQGVDRADSAGVALLVSLLREARTSQTSLEFANIPAQLRSLARVSGVDDLLPESRT from the coding sequence TTGCAGGCGCAAGCCGACGGTCACTGGTTGGTCACCGGGGCCCTGGTGCTCGATACCGTGCCTGCGCTATGGGCCGAGCGGAATAGGCTGCTCAAGCCGGGCCAGACAGTCCTCGACCTCCAGGGTGTCGATCGTGCCGATTCCGCGGGTGTGGCGCTGCTGGTGTCCCTGCTGCGGGAGGCCCGCACGAGCCAGACCAGCCTCGAGTTTGCTAACATACCCGCCCAACTGCGGAGCTTGGCCCGCGTGTCGGGGGTAGACGACCTGTTGCCTGAATCCCGCACTTGA
- the hisG gene encoding ATP phosphoribosyltransferase → MSNGLTIALSKGRILEDTLPLLAAAGIEPTEDPERSRKLVLDTNQPDVKLVILRATDVPTYVQYGAADLGVAGKDVLMEHGGRHLYELLDLGIARCRLMVAGRPGANAGNGTLRVATKFVNIARRYFAGQGRQVETIKLYGSMELAPLAGLADLIVDLVDTGNTLRANGLEPLEHIADISSRLIVNRASMKMKHQRIKALVDRLGEAVSEAGTARPEH, encoded by the coding sequence ATGAGCAACGGTTTGACAATTGCCTTGTCCAAGGGGCGCATACTTGAGGATACCTTGCCGCTGCTTGCTGCTGCGGGCATTGAACCCACGGAGGATCCGGAGCGCAGCCGCAAGCTGGTGCTCGATACCAATCAGCCCGACGTGAAGCTGGTGATCCTGCGGGCGACCGATGTGCCCACCTACGTGCAGTATGGCGCTGCCGACCTGGGCGTGGCCGGCAAGGACGTATTGATGGAACATGGCGGGCGGCATCTCTACGAGTTGCTTGATCTGGGTATCGCCCGTTGCCGGCTCATGGTTGCCGGGCGGCCGGGAGCCAACGCGGGTAACGGCACCTTGCGTGTGGCCACCAAGTTCGTGAATATCGCGCGGCGATATTTTGCCGGTCAGGGTCGTCAGGTGGAGACCATCAAGCTCTACGGATCGATGGAACTGGCACCGTTGGCGGGGCTGGCGGATCTGATCGTCGACCTGGTGGATACCGGCAACACCCTGCGCGCCAACGGGCTTGAGCCACTGGAGCACATCGCCGATATCAGTTCCCGGCTGATCGTGAACCGGGCATCAATGAAAATGAAACACCAACGCATCAAGGCGCTGGTCGATCGACTGGGCGAGGCCGTGTCGGAAGCGGGCACGGCGCGGCCCGAACACTAG
- a CDS encoding BolA family protein — protein sequence MMDSERIKQLIEAGLPDCHAEVDGDGHHFQAIIVSPVFEGKLILQQHRLVKDVLKQHFDSGELHALSMKTLTPEQSRAGQS from the coding sequence ATGATGGACAGCGAAAGAATCAAGCAACTGATCGAGGCCGGCCTCCCGGACTGCCATGCCGAGGTCGACGGAGACGGACACCATTTTCAGGCGATCATTGTCTCGCCCGTGTTCGAGGGCAAGCTGATTCTCCAGCAGCACCGCCTCGTCAAGGACGTGCTCAAGCAGCACTTCGATTCCGGAGAGCTGCACGCGCTCTCCATGAAAACGCTCACCCCGGAGCAATCGCGGGCCGGCCAGAGCTGA
- the murA gene encoding UDP-N-acetylglucosamine 1-carboxyvinyltransferase — MEKLIIYGGRPLNGSIRVSGAKNAALPILAATLLADSPMTIGNVPHLHDITTTMELLGRMGVRLTVDERMAIEVDPRSITTFAAPYELVRTMRASILVLGPLLARYGEADVSLPGGCAIGSRPVNLHIDGLAAMGADIQVEGGYIKARAKRLKGARIVMDLVTVTGTENLMMAATLADGTTLIENAAREPEVVDLADCLNAMGADISGAGTDVITVRGVDRLHGCHYEVLPDRIEAGTYLVAAAMTGGSIRLRDTRVDILDAVLQKLRDTGAEIDAGEDWISLSMPDGRRPKAVSLRTAPYPAFPTDMQAQFCALNAVAEGTGTVTETVFENRFMHVLEMQRMGANIKVEGNTAICTGVPVLEGAPVMATDLRASASLVLAGLVAEGETTVDRIYHIDRGYECIEEKLAQLGAHIRRMPA; from the coding sequence ATGGAAAAACTCATTATCTATGGCGGTCGACCGCTGAATGGCTCGATCCGTGTGTCGGGTGCCAAGAATGCGGCGCTGCCGATCCTTGCGGCAACGCTGCTGGCCGACTCCCCCATGACCATCGGCAACGTGCCGCATCTGCATGACATCACCACGACCATGGAGTTGCTGGGTCGGATGGGTGTGCGGCTGACGGTGGACGAGCGCATGGCCATCGAGGTGGACCCGCGTTCAATCACCACCTTTGCAGCACCTTATGAACTGGTGCGCACCATGCGTGCCTCGATCCTGGTGCTCGGGCCATTGCTGGCCAGGTACGGTGAGGCGGATGTGTCACTGCCTGGCGGTTGCGCCATCGGTTCGCGCCCGGTGAACCTGCATATCGATGGCCTTGCGGCCATGGGCGCGGACATCCAGGTGGAGGGCGGCTATATCAAGGCACGGGCCAAGCGGCTGAAGGGCGCGCGCATCGTCATGGATCTGGTCACCGTCACCGGCACCGAGAACCTAATGATGGCGGCGACCCTCGCCGACGGCACTACGCTGATCGAGAACGCGGCCCGCGAGCCGGAAGTGGTGGACCTGGCGGATTGCCTCAATGCCATGGGCGCGGATATCAGTGGTGCCGGAACCGATGTGATTACCGTTCGGGGTGTGGATCGCCTGCATGGCTGCCATTACGAGGTGCTGCCCGACAGGATCGAGGCGGGTACCTACCTGGTGGCGGCGGCGATGACCGGCGGCAGCATTCGCCTGCGTGATACGCGGGTGGATATCCTCGACGCAGTGTTACAGAAGTTGCGGGACACCGGTGCCGAGATCGATGCCGGGGAGGACTGGATCAGCCTCTCCATGCCCGACGGCCGCCGACCCAAGGCGGTGAGCCTGCGCACCGCACCTTACCCGGCATTTCCCACCGACATGCAGGCGCAGTTCTGCGCGCTGAACGCGGTGGCCGAGGGCACGGGCACGGTGACCGAGACCGTGTTCGAGAACCGCTTCATGCATGTGCTTGAGATGCAGCGCATGGGCGCCAATATCAAGGTTGAGGGCAACACCGCGATTTGTACCGGTGTACCGGTGCTGGAGGGGGCCCCCGTCATGGCCACCGATCTGCGCGCCTCCGCAAGTCTGGTGCTGGCTGGCCTGGTCGCCGAGGGTGAAACCACGGTAGACCGCATCTACCACATCGACCGCGGATACGAATGCATCGAGGAAAAGCTTGCCCAACTCGGCGCGCACATCAGACGGATGCCCGCATGA
- a CDS encoding Nif3-like dinuclear metal center hexameric protein — MVTNQQLQSTIDDLLNAGAFSDYAPNGLQVEGRREVKRLLSGVTASQALLDQALAWDADAILVHHGYFWRGEDARVVGMKARRLCTLLGHGINLFAYHLPLDAHEKLGNNARLGALLGIEPEGRFDTGTAVPLGWHGRLPEPMSLQAFVGRVEDVLGRRPTVVDGGEHVVERVAWCTGAAQGFIDGAADVGVDLYLSGEISEPTVHVARERGLHYLAAGHHATERYGVQALGEHLADQFGLTHRFVDVDSPA, encoded by the coding sequence ATGGTGACCAATCAGCAGTTACAGAGCACGATCGATGACTTGCTGAACGCTGGCGCATTCTCGGATTACGCGCCCAACGGGCTGCAGGTGGAGGGGAGGCGGGAGGTCAAGCGGCTGCTGAGCGGGGTCACGGCATCCCAGGCCCTGCTGGACCAGGCGCTGGCCTGGGATGCGGACGCCATCCTGGTCCATCACGGCTACTTCTGGCGCGGGGAGGATGCCAGGGTGGTGGGGATGAAAGCCCGTCGCCTGTGCACACTGCTTGGCCATGGCATCAACCTCTTCGCCTACCATCTGCCGCTGGATGCCCACGAAAAACTCGGTAACAACGCACGCCTTGGTGCGTTGCTTGGTATTGAGCCCGAAGGCCGCTTCGACACCGGAACCGCCGTTCCGCTGGGCTGGCATGGTCGCCTGCCGGAGCCGATGTCCCTCCAAGCGTTCGTGGGGCGCGTTGAAGATGTGCTAGGCAGGCGGCCAACGGTGGTTGATGGTGGTGAGCACGTCGTCGAGCGCGTTGCCTGGTGCACAGGGGCTGCCCAGGGCTTCATCGATGGTGCTGCGGACGTCGGGGTGGACTTGTACCTGTCCGGTGAGATTTCCGAACCCACTGTACACGTCGCCCGGGAGCGGGGGCTTCATTATCTCGCCGCAGGCCATCACGCTACGGAACGCTATGGCGTGCAGGCACTGGGTGAGCACCTGGCTGATCAGTTCGGACTGACCCACCGCTTCGTCGATGTGGACAGCCCGGCCTGA
- a CDS encoding cytochrome c1: protein MRRLILCMMLAIVPAGAINAAGPSGSYMSADVDPFDTESLQRGARHFVNYCMACHEAHMMRYNRIGRDLGISDEMLQEYLIFTPDTEVHDTMRNAMSSEDAEDWFGAAAPDLTLYARAQGADRLYTFLNSFYRDDNQPWGVNNLVVSGVSMPHVLQSLQGLPEPVYEERNGSMVVAGLELPSSAAGILSAAEYRAMTRDLTNFLDYVAEPVKAERQRLGFRVIIFLLIFFGVAYLLKREYWKDVH from the coding sequence ATGAGACGACTCATACTGTGCATGATGCTGGCCATCGTCCCCGCGGGTGCCATCAACGCTGCCGGGCCTTCCGGTAGCTACATGAGCGCTGATGTGGATCCGTTTGATACGGAGTCCCTGCAGCGGGGAGCGAGGCATTTCGTTAACTACTGCATGGCGTGTCATGAAGCCCACATGATGCGTTATAACCGCATTGGTCGGGATCTCGGGATCAGCGACGAGATGTTGCAGGAGTACCTGATCTTCACGCCCGACACGGAAGTGCACGACACCATGAGGAATGCGATGTCGAGCGAAGACGCGGAAGACTGGTTCGGCGCCGCGGCACCTGACCTGACGCTCTACGCGCGGGCTCAGGGTGCGGATCGGCTGTATACTTTCCTGAACAGTTTTTATCGCGACGACAATCAGCCGTGGGGAGTCAACAACCTCGTGGTTTCCGGTGTCTCCATGCCGCATGTACTGCAATCGCTGCAGGGTCTGCCTGAGCCGGTCTACGAGGAGCGTAACGGCTCAATGGTGGTTGCCGGGCTGGAACTGCCATCGAGTGCGGCAGGTATCCTGAGTGCCGCCGAGTACCGGGCCATGACCCGGGACCTGACGAACTTTCTCGATTACGTGGCAGAGCCAGTCAAGGCCGAGCGTCAGCGTCTCGGTTTCCGCGTGATCATATTCCTTCTGATCTTCTTCGGCGTTGCCTACCTGCTCAAGCGCGAGTACTGGAAGGACGTGCACTGA
- the mlaD gene encoding outer membrane lipid asymmetry maintenance protein MlaD, giving the protein MGKQRIMEIWVGVFVAGGFAALFGLAMQVSNIPVFQSVEGYNVQMRFDNIGGLRVRAPVTMAGVRIGRVSDIRLDPSSYEAVVTVTIERRFDQIPEDSDARIYTSGLLGEQYVAINPGGGVDWYLADGDEIFQTQGALVLERLIGRFLTSMGDD; this is encoded by the coding sequence ATGGGCAAGCAGCGGATCATGGAGATCTGGGTCGGGGTGTTCGTCGCCGGTGGCTTTGCGGCGTTGTTCGGCCTGGCCATGCAGGTCAGCAATATCCCGGTGTTCCAGAGCGTCGAGGGCTACAACGTCCAGATGCGCTTCGACAACATTGGCGGCTTGCGGGTGCGGGCGCCGGTGACCATGGCTGGTGTGCGGATCGGCCGCGTCAGCGACATTCGTCTTGATCCCAGCAGCTACGAGGCCGTGGTCACGGTGACCATCGAGCGGCGCTTTGATCAGATTCCCGAGGACAGTGACGCCCGTATCTACACCTCCGGGCTGCTCGGCGAGCAGTATGTAGCCATCAACCCCGGTGGCGGCGTGGACTGGTATCTGGCCGACGGTGACGAAATCTTCCAGACCCAGGGCGCACTGGTGCTTGAACGGTTGATCGGTCGCTTCTTGACCAGCATGGGTGATGACTAG
- the hisC gene encoding histidinol-phosphate transaminase, with product MAEPSGTIERLVRPAIRGMRAYHVADPGRLIKLDAMENPYPWPPSLVTEWLKAVGAAQPNRYPDASAGALKKRLCRELGVPEQAGLILGNGSDELIQLLGMALGGEGRSVLSPGPSFAMYRIIAGFTGMAYHEVPLRGVDFSLDGDAFLAAIAEHQPTLIYLAYPNNPTGNRFDAALIDQILDVAPGVVVLDEAYHAFCGASYMDQLIRRPNLMVMRTVSKMGLAGLRLGYMATHPDWAVELEKCRLPYNVNVLTQISASFALDHVAVFNEQTACIRRDREVLHKALVGVKGLQVWPSEANFITFRVSGGGAGVIHRGLMEQGVLIKNLDGSHPLLKDCLRVTVGTPQENERFLEALEGVLAG from the coding sequence GTGGCTGAACCGTCCGGCACTATCGAACGGCTGGTCCGCCCCGCCATTCGCGGAATGCGGGCCTATCATGTCGCCGACCCCGGAAGACTGATCAAGCTTGATGCCATGGAGAACCCCTATCCATGGCCGCCGTCGTTGGTGACGGAATGGCTGAAGGCGGTGGGCGCGGCGCAGCCCAATCGCTATCCCGATGCCAGCGCCGGTGCTCTGAAGAAGCGCCTGTGTCGGGAACTTGGTGTGCCGGAGCAGGCTGGCCTGATACTGGGCAACGGCTCGGATGAGCTGATTCAGTTGCTGGGCATGGCGCTCGGCGGGGAAGGGCGCAGTGTGCTCTCACCGGGGCCGAGTTTCGCCATGTACCGGATCATCGCCGGCTTCACGGGTATGGCCTACCATGAAGTGCCCCTGCGCGGAGTGGATTTCTCCCTGGACGGCGACGCCTTTCTCGCCGCCATCGCCGAGCACCAGCCAACCCTGATCTACCTGGCCTACCCGAATAATCCCACCGGCAATCGATTCGACGCCGCACTGATCGACCAGATCCTGGATGTGGCGCCAGGTGTTGTGGTGCTTGACGAGGCCTACCACGCGTTCTGCGGTGCGAGCTACATGGATCAGCTCATCCGTCGTCCCAATCTCATGGTGATGCGCACTGTGTCGAAAATGGGTCTTGCGGGCCTGCGGCTTGGATACATGGCCACGCATCCGGACTGGGCGGTGGAACTCGAGAAGTGCCGTTTGCCCTATAACGTCAACGTGCTCACCCAGATCAGCGCGAGCTTCGCGCTTGATCACGTGGCGGTATTCAATGAGCAGACCGCCTGTATTCGGCGTGATCGGGAGGTGCTCCACAAGGCGCTTGTCGGTGTTAAGGGCCTGCAGGTCTGGCCCAGCGAGGCGAATTTCATCACCTTCCGCGTCAGCGGGGGAGGCGCCGGAGTGATTCATCGCGGCTTGATGGAGCAGGGCGTGCTGATCAAGAACCTTGATGGCAGTCATCCGCTGCTGAAGGACTGCCTGCGCGTCACCGTGGGCACGCCCCAGGAGAACGAGCGTTTTCTGGAGGCACTGGAAGGCGTCCTGGCTGGTTGA
- the petA gene encoding ubiquinol-cytochrome c reductase iron-sulfur subunit: MNQDGAANGRRRFLTAATTVVGGVGAAFLAVPFLTYWRPSARAQALGAPVEIDVTGLEQGQLINVSWRGRPVWVFRRTEEQLEALEEIASELRDPDSSSGQQPEYARNRHRSREPEVMVLVGICTHLGCSPQFRPDERPSGVDREWRGGFYCGCHGSFFDLAGRVYTGVPAALNLEVPPHYYIDENTLLVGEDNGGAA, from the coding sequence ATGAATCAGGATGGCGCGGCTAACGGCAGACGCCGCTTCCTCACTGCCGCGACTACGGTCGTGGGGGGTGTAGGCGCAGCGTTTCTAGCGGTCCCGTTCCTTACCTACTGGCGTCCGAGTGCACGCGCCCAGGCGCTGGGTGCACCGGTGGAGATCGACGTCACCGGCCTGGAGCAGGGGCAGCTCATCAATGTGTCCTGGCGGGGGCGCCCTGTGTGGGTATTTCGTCGCACCGAGGAGCAGCTCGAGGCGCTCGAGGAAATTGCCTCCGAGCTTCGCGATCCCGACTCTTCCTCGGGGCAGCAGCCCGAATATGCGCGTAACCGGCATCGCTCCCGGGAGCCTGAAGTGATGGTGCTGGTGGGTATCTGCACGCACCTTGGCTGTTCGCCCCAGTTTCGGCCGGATGAGCGGCCCTCGGGTGTGGACCGCGAGTGGAGGGGCGGCTTCTACTGCGGCTGTCATGGTTCCTTCTTCGATCTCGCCGGCCGCGTCTACACGGGCGTACCGGCCGCGCTGAATCTGGAAGTGCCGCCGCACTACTACATCGACGAGAATACCTTGCTGGTGGGTGAAGATAACGGAGGGGCTGCCTGA